In Leptospira sp. WS58.C1, a single genomic region encodes these proteins:
- a CDS encoding DUF6935 domain-containing protein, whose product MDRIPKYISILLILSFAGILSAQNDTYTVTANSWPSDFSSFESFRDTNASTSQGAVIVLLAALSIYSKNAEEGKKALIICLDANSLIADTSPNGYKGFNINRNTIDLVKRQLEQHPYLIGSYLPGSSFQNGYKPSNPPYTFSLTSNRFSGTEESGQKKLFLPSSGADTPRPVTVKRNAKGIWKASEFSSLLVGIKKPATSNPADDL is encoded by the coding sequence ATGGATCGAATTCCAAAATATATTTCTATTCTTTTGATTCTATCATTTGCGGGGATTTTATCCGCACAAAACGATACGTATACCGTAACCGCAAATTCTTGGCCTTCCGATTTTTCTTCTTTCGAATCGTTTAGAGATACAAATGCAAGTACTTCCCAAGGAGCGGTTATCGTTCTTTTGGCTGCACTTTCTATCTATTCCAAAAATGCGGAAGAAGGTAAGAAGGCGTTGATTATTTGTTTGGACGCGAACTCTTTGATCGCAGATACTTCTCCGAATGGTTATAAAGGTTTTAATATAAATCGGAACACGATCGATTTAGTAAAAAGACAGTTAGAGCAACATCCTTATTTGATCGGTTCTTATCTTCCCGGTTCTTCTTTCCAAAACGGTTATAAACCTTCCAATCCTCCTTATACTTTTTCTCTGACTTCCAATCGTTTCAGCGGAACGGAAGAGTCAGGGCAGAAAAAATTGTTTCTTCCTTCTTCCGGAGCCGATACTCCAAGGCCAGTGACAGTAAAAAGGAACGCGAAAGGTATATGGAAGGCTTCCGAGTTTTCCAGTTTGCTAGTCGGTATTAAAAAGCCTGCGACTTCTAATCCTGCGGACGATCTTTGA
- a CDS encoding monovalent cation:proton antiporter-2 (CPA2) family protein, translating into MEEKSLLVTAIILLSTAVLCVPIFKKLGIGSIIGYVVGGILIGPHGIRLVTGGTEIMHFAEFGVVLLLFLIGLELRPQTLWVLRKPVFGMGFFQVAVSSLLLGGLIGYLFQLGFLSSVILGVSLSLSSTAFALQSLAEKNQLNTSYGRSAFAILLFQDLAVIPVMAILPLAALEPGQAAHGGFNFYKLGTAITAIIVVILSGRFLMRPLFRMIAATGNHEIFVALSLVLVLGVSFAMEKVGLSMALGSFLGGVLLADSEYRHELEANLEPFKGLLLGLFFLAVGMSMNLEILINHPFLIFGLALGLMSVKGIVLFVLGKIANLTSDSSSNLAVSISQGGEFAFVILNVAAQLSVLSKETTDYSIVIVTASMILTPFIGIIKEKIIDPYIHEEEERPADPIYEKNRVIIAGFGRVGQIISRMLYLHKIRFTALEHNADQVNAARKFGHKIYYGDASRLDLLTAAGAAHAEILVLAIQDAELSLKIAKMAKENFPNLRIIARARNRSHYFDLMELGIETIRRDTFASSLELAEETLKDLGFLPSEVKYFIQKFRDYDEAMVKDQFKLRHNEKELIAYSKNAVRQLEEAFAADMLQKEAS; encoded by the coding sequence ATGGAAGAGAAAAGTTTACTCGTTACGGCAATTATTTTACTTAGCACAGCAGTTCTATGCGTTCCGATTTTCAAAAAATTAGGGATCGGTTCCATTATCGGTTATGTGGTTGGAGGAATTTTGATCGGACCTCACGGGATCCGACTTGTGACCGGCGGGACTGAGATCATGCATTTTGCGGAATTCGGAGTGGTTCTTCTTCTTTTTTTAATAGGTTTGGAACTCCGACCCCAAACTCTTTGGGTACTGAGAAAACCGGTTTTCGGAATGGGATTTTTCCAAGTAGCGGTGTCTTCACTTTTGTTAGGCGGATTGATCGGTTATCTATTCCAATTAGGATTTCTTTCTTCCGTTATATTAGGGGTGAGTTTGTCACTTTCCTCCACTGCATTTGCTCTTCAGTCTTTGGCGGAAAAAAACCAACTCAACACTTCGTACGGAAGATCCGCCTTTGCAATCCTTCTTTTTCAGGATTTGGCGGTGATCCCCGTTATGGCAATTCTTCCTTTAGCGGCTTTGGAGCCTGGGCAAGCCGCTCATGGTGGATTCAATTTTTATAAATTAGGAACGGCGATTACGGCAATCATTGTGGTGATCTTAAGCGGACGTTTTTTGATGAGACCTCTTTTTAGAATGATCGCTGCTACGGGTAATCACGAAATTTTCGTAGCACTTTCTTTGGTATTGGTACTGGGAGTTTCTTTTGCCATGGAGAAAGTAGGCTTATCCATGGCACTCGGTTCTTTTTTAGGCGGAGTACTACTCGCAGATTCGGAATACAGACACGAGCTAGAGGCAAACTTAGAACCTTTTAAAGGATTACTTTTAGGTCTATTCTTCCTCGCAGTTGGAATGTCCATGAATTTGGAAATCCTTATCAATCATCCATTCTTGATCTTCGGTCTTGCACTCGGATTAATGTCCGTCAAAGGAATAGTTCTTTTTGTATTAGGAAAGATCGCAAATCTTACTTCCGATTCTTCTTCCAATCTTGCCGTTAGTATTTCCCAAGGTGGAGAATTTGCATTCGTAATCCTGAATGTAGCGGCACAGCTGAGTGTTCTTTCCAAAGAAACTACCGATTATTCTATCGTGATCGTTACTGCCTCTATGATTCTTACTCCATTTATCGGGATTATTAAGGAAAAGATAATAGATCCTTACATACACGAGGAAGAAGAAAGACCGGCTGATCCGATTTATGAAAAAAACCGCGTTATTATTGCAGGTTTCGGAAGGGTTGGACAGATCATTTCCAGGATGTTATATCTGCATAAGATAAGATTCACTGCCTTAGAACATAATGCTGACCAGGTTAATGCAGCTAGAAAATTCGGACATAAGATCTATTACGGTGATGCAAGTAGATTGGATCTATTGACCGCAGCAGGGGCAGCTCATGCGGAGATACTTGTACTTGCGATCCAAGACGCGGAATTGTCTTTAAAGATCGCAAAGATGGCTAAGGAGAATTTTCCGAATTTAAGGATTATCGCAAGAGCCAGAAATAGATCCCATTATTTCGATCTAATGGAACTTGGGATTGAAACGATACGAAGAGATACCTTCGCTTCTTCCTTAGAGCTTGCGGAAGAAACTCTAAAAGATCTGGGATTTTTACCTTCGGAAGTAAAATACTTCATCCAAAAATTCAGGGATTACGATGAAGCAATGGTTAAGGATCAATTCAAACTCAGACATAATGAAAAAGAACTGATCGCCTATTCCAAAAACGCAGTCCGTCAATTGGAAGAAGCTTTTGCTGCGGATATGCTGCAGAAAGAAGCTTCTTAA
- a CDS encoding porin — protein sequence MIREFRFSKLIFLLCVYSFSGALFSEEPNTQETSGKPREKIIQSKEENLKADTQKLTEAKDEEEWGLKKEELTPKKKEDRAPPIEFGFFIDGYYNASLNRPSSKELLYTTQSTRTNEYNINLAYLDAKVETDKFRGRFAVQFGTSVIANYSGEGTTGKTSNETSIRNMQEAYGGVRLGKSTWLDAGIYFGHLGYESWISHENFIYTRAFSSDYVPYYVSGARLSGKISDKVSYQLHLNNGYQVVTDNNKDISGGFRLEWNPLSNLMFRWNTFIGNEQPTPTPKETRYYNNFITEWKPFQRLILASSFDVAYQERASREDLIYTPEGPIYIRRDGAAFRQTYAGNFWVAYRFLPDWRIGVRLERYLDREQMILVTNTKDGFQTSGATATLDYLPDPAILVRFTYQYRRSMDSIYPHENNTSKLDRMFIFSLSLKI from the coding sequence ATGATTCGCGAATTCAGGTTTTCCAAACTTATTTTTTTGCTCTGTGTTTATTCGTTTTCGGGGGCACTCTTTTCAGAAGAACCTAACACTCAAGAGACCTCAGGTAAACCCAGAGAGAAGATTATTCAAAGTAAAGAAGAGAATCTTAAAGCCGATACTCAAAAATTAACGGAAGCAAAGGATGAAGAGGAATGGGGTCTTAAAAAGGAAGAACTGACCCCTAAAAAGAAAGAAGATCGTGCTCCTCCGATCGAATTCGGTTTTTTTATAGATGGGTACTATAATGCAAGCTTAAACCGACCGTCATCAAAAGAACTATTATATACAACACAATCTACTCGAACGAACGAATACAATATCAACCTGGCTTATCTGGATGCTAAGGTAGAGACGGATAAATTTAGAGGACGATTCGCAGTTCAATTCGGTACTTCAGTTATAGCGAATTATTCGGGTGAAGGGACCACAGGAAAAACGTCTAACGAAACATCTATCCGGAACATGCAAGAAGCCTATGGAGGGGTTCGATTAGGAAAATCCACCTGGTTAGATGCAGGAATTTATTTCGGACATTTAGGATACGAGTCTTGGATCTCTCACGAAAATTTTATTTATACTCGAGCATTTTCTTCGGACTACGTACCATATTACGTTTCCGGAGCAAGATTGAGTGGAAAGATCAGCGATAAAGTTTCTTATCAACTTCATTTGAATAATGGATACCAAGTAGTAACGGATAATAATAAAGATATCTCGGGAGGTTTCCGATTGGAATGGAATCCTTTGAGCAACCTGATGTTCCGCTGGAATACTTTTATAGGGAATGAACAACCGACTCCTACTCCTAAAGAAACCAGATATTATAATAACTTTATAACAGAATGGAAACCGTTCCAACGACTGATATTGGCTTCTTCTTTTGATGTAGCTTATCAGGAAAGAGCGAGTAGAGAAGATTTAATCTATACTCCCGAAGGTCCGATCTACATTCGTCGAGATGGGGCTGCCTTTAGACAAACCTATGCAGGAAATTTTTGGGTAGCGTATCGATTCTTACCGGATTGGAGGATCGGTGTTCGTTTAGAAAGATACTTGGATCGAGAGCAGATGATCCTTGTAACCAATACTAAGGACGGTTTCCAAACAAGCGGTGCGACTGCCACTTTGGACTATCTTCCTGATCCTGCCATTTTGGTGAGATTTACATACCAATATAGAAGATCTATGGATTCTATCTATCCGCACGAGAATAATACTTCCAAACTAGACCGTATGTTCATTTTCTCCCTTTCTCTCAAGATCTGA
- a CDS encoding glutathione peroxidase, producing the protein MAQNLYELTATLNNGTEKKLQDYKGKVLLIVNTASQCGFTPQYKGLQEMYDKYKGKGLEILGFPCDQFGHQEPGSDAEIQSFCQVNFGVNFPLFKKIEVNGDGTHPVYQYLKKQAPGLLGKSIKWNFTKFLIDKQGNVIKRFAPMTPPEKLDKQIEELLSK; encoded by the coding sequence GTGGCCCAAAATTTGTACGAGCTAACCGCTACCTTAAACAACGGAACTGAAAAGAAATTACAAGACTATAAAGGAAAGGTCTTATTGATCGTAAACACCGCAAGCCAATGCGGATTTACTCCTCAATACAAAGGATTACAGGAAATGTACGACAAGTACAAGGGAAAAGGTCTGGAAATATTAGGCTTCCCCTGCGACCAATTCGGTCATCAAGAACCAGGCAGTGATGCTGAGATCCAAAGTTTCTGCCAGGTGAATTTCGGGGTGAATTTCCCTCTTTTCAAAAAGATAGAAGTAAACGGCGACGGTACTCATCCAGTTTACCAATATCTTAAAAAACAAGCTCCCGGTCTTTTGGGGAAATCCATTAAATGGAATTTTACCAAGTTCTTGATAGATAAACAAGGGAATGTGATCAAAAGATTTGCTCCTATGACCCCTCCCGAAAAACTGGACAAACAGATCGAGGAACTTCTTTCCAAGTGA
- a CDS encoding MarR family winged helix-turn-helix transcriptional regulator — MNYESLKLEKQICFPLYASSRAVTALYRPLLEEFDLTYPQYLVLLVLWETDKIPLKEIGEKLFLDSGTLTPLLKKMESSGLLTRDRSDQDERSLVVSLTTKGKKLQKKAVCIPERLLEESGLTMEKVQGLKRDLDDLLIILEQKLRNSA, encoded by the coding sequence GTGAATTACGAATCCTTAAAGTTAGAGAAACAGATCTGTTTCCCGCTTTACGCTTCTTCCAGAGCGGTGACTGCTTTATACAGACCGCTCTTGGAAGAGTTTGATCTTACTTATCCTCAATATCTTGTTCTTCTGGTCCTTTGGGAAACCGATAAGATCCCTCTAAAAGAAATAGGGGAAAAATTATTTCTGGATTCAGGTACCCTAACTCCTCTTCTAAAAAAAATGGAATCATCCGGCCTTTTGACTAGAGATAGATCCGATCAAGACGAACGTTCTCTCGTGGTTAGTCTGACCACAAAAGGAAAAAAATTGCAAAAAAAAGCGGTTTGTATTCCGGAACGATTGTTGGAAGAATCAGGTCTTACTATGGAAAAAGTGCAAGGCCTGAAACGGGACCTCGACGACCTTCTAATTATCCTAGAACAAAAATTAAGAAATTCGGCGTGA
- a CDS encoding LIC13410 family lipoprotein, giving the protein MKRQLSAISFAAVLIFGACSSEQKKSEAAYVPNSDIRVVEANMIKEGDKRIKAEAVLGTPTFEENTQDGSVLEWYLESTTYQKNSYKTLSEKPSRVDESTKYIKVIVDKKGVIKKYEYKL; this is encoded by the coding sequence ATGAAACGCCAATTATCAGCAATATCGTTTGCTGCGGTACTTATTTTCGGAGCTTGTTCTTCCGAGCAAAAAAAATCGGAGGCTGCCTATGTTCCGAACTCGGATATTCGTGTTGTAGAAGCGAATATGATTAAGGAAGGAGATAAAAGGATTAAAGCCGAAGCAGTTTTGGGAACTCCTACTTTCGAAGAAAATACCCAAGATGGATCCGTTTTAGAATGGTACTTAGAATCCACCACCTACCAAAAAAATTCCTACAAAACTTTGTCAGAAAAACCTTCCAGAGTGGATGAAAGCACTAAGTATATCAAAGTGATCGTTGATAAAAAAGGTGTGATCAAAAAATACGAATACAAACTTTAA
- a CDS encoding LIC13411 family adhesin: protein MKKKLSIHFFCILLPGLIVIDCSTYWSHRKKDLADVFTAGIETPGYGVGVRLGPLATGFVFQGGESEPGKRDLGTGYGLRGGTYGPYRSQQLIFGFLGGEKFHSMPSTESSPQKEENKTTPGSNSQKDSNFLLLPEAPESEQDPNPTPELSDERLNSKSYEIRYLRFYNNPVSERRKAKKEAFFRKYLESLDPQKRNEAIQTFLAQNPKNKDDYPSAFLFEVELYISIRYGIRLGFNFGEFLDFLLGFAGIDLMEDDI, encoded by the coding sequence ATGAAAAAAAAACTCAGCATACATTTTTTCTGTATTTTACTTCCGGGGCTGATCGTGATCGATTGTTCAACTTACTGGTCTCATAGAAAAAAAGATTTAGCGGACGTCTTTACCGCAGGAATTGAAACTCCGGGATATGGAGTCGGAGTCAGATTAGGACCTCTTGCAACCGGATTTGTTTTTCAAGGTGGAGAATCGGAACCCGGAAAAAGGGATTTAGGGACAGGATACGGACTTAGAGGCGGAACGTACGGACCTTATAGATCCCAACAATTGATTTTCGGATTTTTAGGCGGGGAGAAATTCCACTCAATGCCTTCTACTGAATCTTCTCCGCAAAAAGAAGAAAACAAAACAACCCCTGGATCGAATTCGCAAAAGGATAGTAATTTTTTATTACTTCCTGAAGCGCCCGAATCGGAACAGGATCCGAATCCTACTCCAGAACTTTCCGACGAAAGACTAAACTCCAAAAGTTACGAAATTCGATATTTACGTTTTTATAATAATCCGGTTTCGGAAAGAAGAAAGGCGAAAAAGGAAGCCTTCTTTCGGAAATACTTAGAAAGTTTAGACCCCCAAAAAAGAAATGAAGCAATTCAGACTTTCCTGGCTCAAAATCCAAAAAACAAAGACGATTATCCTTCCGCGTTTTTATTCGAAGTAGAACTTTATATCTCCATTCGATATGGTATCAGACTAGGATTTAATTTTGGGGAATTTCTGGATTTTCTATTAGGATTTGCCGGGATCGATCTGATGGAAGACGATATCTAA